In a single window of the Caproicibacterium sp. BJN0003 genome:
- the pgsC gene encoding poly-gamma-glutamate biosynthesis protein PgsC, producing MYYDIVVLGVVISVLFSELTQLSPAGLVVPGYIALNLKSPERIFYTLLIALLTWGIVKLMGNVMILYGRRSFAASILVAFLIDWLVTLSGLFLGHPNMIGCLVAGIMAREFERQGLLKSTLSLGIVVAILALIMFLIGHPALGL from the coding sequence ATGTATTATGATATTGTAGTCCTTGGAGTGGTCATCAGTGTTCTTTTTTCCGAATTGACTCAACTGTCTCCAGCAGGTCTGGTGGTTCCCGGCTACATCGCCCTGAACCTAAAATCACCGGAGCGCATTTTTTACACACTGTTGATTGCTCTGCTCACCTGGGGAATTGTAAAACTGATGGGCAACGTAATGATCCTTTATGGGCGTAGAAGCTTTGCTGCCTCTATTCTGGTAGCTTTTTTGATTGACTGGCTTGTAACATTAAGCGGTCTGTTTTTAGGACACCCTAACATGATCGGCTGTTTGGTAGCGGGGATCATGGCTCGGGAATTCGAGCGTCAGGGCCTTTTAAAATCCACTTTATCTCTTGGAATTGTGGTGGCTATTTTGGCGCTCATTATGTTCCTAATTGGGCACCCGGCGTTGGGCTTGTAG
- the pgsW gene encoding poly-gamma-glutamate system protein, producing MKQRLTRREIPLVFLFLVLCLAVWWISASGQSVKTSDYEVRLAAARRMQACMDAVKNYKQERNIPLNPEDIFGTGMLGEEYNGITTTLGDLQAKRTTANSDMAALCVALLEKAGIKQGDTVGVGVSGSFPSMNLAVLCACEEMKVKALTIPSVGASTYGANNPELTFPAMLKLLTKDGLLTDNVLRVTLGGDSDCGLSMDPKLRNQVEQSLHNLGITLWKEPDFQKNLQERMALYEEHGPISCYIGVGGNMTSIGISGKKMVYGVTGPKTVLAPVTEKSGLLDLYHDKGLPVINLLDIKKLCTDYGLPFDPAALSEPGTSAIYYVTTYSVPAVIITLLLALVILILYWSGRKKR from the coding sequence ATGAAGCAAAGGCTGACACGGCGGGAAATCCCCCTCGTCTTTCTATTCCTTGTTCTCTGCTTGGCAGTTTGGTGGATCAGTGCCAGCGGACAGTCGGTGAAAACTTCGGATTATGAAGTGAGGCTGGCGGCCGCTCGGCGTATGCAAGCCTGTATGGATGCGGTGAAAAATTATAAGCAGGAACGAAACATTCCCTTAAATCCTGAGGATATTTTTGGGACAGGTATGTTGGGAGAAGAATACAATGGAATCACTACCACCTTAGGGGATTTGCAAGCGAAACGCACGACTGCGAACAGTGACATGGCTGCTTTATGTGTAGCGCTTTTGGAAAAGGCTGGAATTAAGCAAGGCGATACGGTAGGGGTAGGGGTCTCCGGTTCTTTCCCTTCCATGAATCTGGCAGTGCTTTGTGCCTGCGAGGAGATGAAGGTTAAGGCTCTGACGATTCCTTCCGTGGGAGCTTCTACATATGGGGCCAACAACCCGGAGTTGACTTTCCCGGCTATGCTAAAGTTGTTGACTAAAGATGGACTGCTCACGGACAACGTACTAAGAGTGACGCTGGGTGGTGACAGTGACTGCGGTCTTAGCATGGATCCAAAGCTAAGAAATCAGGTGGAGCAGAGTCTTCATAATTTGGGGATTACTCTTTGGAAGGAACCTGACTTTCAGAAAAATCTTCAAGAACGCATGGCTCTCTATGAAGAACATGGTCCCATTTCCTGCTATATCGGTGTGGGAGGCAACATGACTTCTATCGGTATAAGCGGAAAGAAAATGGTTTATGGTGTTACGGGGCCAAAAACGGTGTTGGCGCCGGTAACGGAGAAAAGTGGCCTATTGGACCTTTATCATGATAAAGGATTGCCGGTCATCAATCTGCTCGATATTAAAAAGTTGTGTACCGATTATGGCCTGCCTTTTGATCCTGCTGCATTATCGGAACCTGGAACCAGCGCAATTTATTATGTAACAACCTATTCTGTTCCGGCGGTGATAATCACTTTGCTGTTAGCTTTGGTGATCTTGATTTTATATTGGAGCGGGAGGAAAAAGCGATGA
- a CDS encoding sensor histidine kinase, which yields MSNLQIKHMDRRNLVIGISLVLLSLLMPNLVNVQNFQIYEILYQSIATQERVYIIYAALKLVALNAIRCIPHYVGAFFIGEAIEMSYKGKPVAFLRALLICTIIPIVYFLIGQIYHIRYDFGGPALMLIAMLVMLEKINFNLVNLSKKTLMVILMIISLQFLDVMPDLDELPFGRGETSTDIKVISHFMGADTYLQFAATLLFFLLFAGSILMCKLILDENNLRQMNEIKEQNEKMHTKQRLQAMEERTQQELRHLVHDLKTPLTSAQALVSVVKLSCPQNNRELEYLTRVEDSMDHMSSMISEVLYENRRSVVTTEHIIRALLAQISNAEYATLVHTRNSIPEIKVEVNEIRFLRALINLIENSYYALEPGREGDICVLVTLDAESPNGDVCFQVKDNGKGIPAEILNSIWEDGFSTRNSHGLGLSFVHQVVEQNHGTIEMASEVGKGSIATIRIPESEENYA from the coding sequence ATGAGTAATCTGCAAATTAAGCATATGGACCGACGCAATCTGGTCATCGGAATTTCTCTTGTTCTGTTGAGTCTTCTAATGCCGAATCTGGTAAATGTGCAAAACTTTCAGATTTACGAAATTCTGTACCAATCCATTGCTACTCAGGAGCGGGTTTATATCATTTATGCGGCGCTCAAACTGGTAGCTTTAAATGCGATCCGCTGTATTCCGCATTATGTGGGTGCTTTTTTCATTGGCGAGGCCATCGAGATGAGCTACAAAGGAAAGCCTGTTGCTTTTTTGCGGGCACTTCTGATTTGTACCATTATTCCCATCGTCTATTTTTTAATTGGACAAATTTATCATATTCGATATGACTTTGGTGGACCGGCTTTAATGCTAATTGCCATGCTCGTCATGCTGGAAAAGATCAATTTTAACCTCGTGAATCTCTCCAAAAAGACGCTAATGGTAATCCTGATGATTATATCTTTACAGTTCCTGGATGTAATGCCGGATTTGGATGAATTGCCCTTTGGCCGCGGAGAAACTTCTACGGATATCAAGGTTATTTCTCATTTTATGGGGGCAGACACCTATTTGCAGTTTGCCGCAACCCTGCTGTTTTTTCTGCTCTTTGCCGGGTCTATTCTGATGTGCAAGTTGATTCTGGATGAAAATAACCTGCGCCAAATGAATGAGATTAAAGAACAAAATGAGAAAATGCACACAAAGCAGAGACTGCAGGCTATGGAAGAACGTACTCAGCAGGAGCTGCGCCATTTGGTCCATGACCTTAAAACACCGCTGACTAGTGCGCAGGCTTTGGTGAGTGTAGTAAAGTTAAGCTGTCCGCAAAATAACCGAGAGTTGGAATATCTAACTCGGGTGGAAGATTCTATGGATCACATGAGTTCCATGATTTCGGAAGTGCTGTATGAAAACCGACGATCTGTGGTGACGACTGAACATATCATACGAGCACTTTTGGCACAAATTTCAAACGCGGAGTATGCAACGCTAGTACATACTCGTAATTCGATACCTGAAATTAAGGTCGAAGTCAACGAGATTCGATTTCTGCGGGCGCTAATTAACCTAATAGAAAATTCATACTATGCATTAGAGCCTGGCCGAGAAGGAGATATCTGTGTTTTAGTAACGCTGGATGCTGAAAGCCCTAATGGGGACGTATGCTTTCAAGTGAAAGATAACGGAAAGGGGATCCCGGCAGAAATTTTAAATTCCATCTGGGAAGACGGCTTCTCCACACGAAACTCCCATGGCTTGGGCTTGAGCTTTGTGCATCAAGTGGTAGAACAGAATCATGGAACCATTGAAATGGCCAGTGAAGTGGGAAAGGGATCCATTGCGACCATTCGAATTCCAGAAAGTGAGGAGAATTATGCATAA
- a CDS encoding response regulator, which yields MHNPIRILSIDDEPDIRYALKAIFDFEGWSALMAPDVPVGLKLFRQYQPDLVLIDYHLPNVNGIEGVRRLRNLSSTVPILVFTIDESQEVANRFLEAGATDFALKPIKAPDLISRIHLHIRLLESERAPDTLENLPLAKGIGLPTLHRIMEFFQGQKMFLTVNQVADSTGFAYQTTYRYLQYMVSVGLAEICNTYGKIGRPKQGYRLKSQAHRENHLQHASEC from the coding sequence ATGCATAATCCAATCAGAATCCTATCCATCGATGATGAGCCGGATATCCGCTATGCTCTAAAGGCAATTTTTGACTTTGAGGGTTGGAGTGCCTTGATGGCACCGGATGTTCCAGTGGGGCTGAAACTGTTTCGGCAGTATCAGCCAGACCTCGTTTTAATAGATTATCATCTGCCTAATGTCAACGGGATTGAAGGAGTACGCCGCTTGCGGAATCTTTCTTCTACAGTGCCGATCTTGGTTTTCACCATCGATGAGAGCCAAGAGGTGGCTAACCGCTTTTTGGAGGCGGGAGCCACGGACTTTGCTCTTAAACCTATTAAGGCTCCGGATTTAATCTCCCGCATCCATCTGCATATTCGCTTGTTGGAAAGTGAAAGAGCGCCAGACACTTTAGAAAATTTGCCTCTCGCCAAAGGGATCGGACTCCCCACTCTCCACCGGATTATGGAATTTTTTCAAGGACAGAAAATGTTTCTTACCGTGAATCAAGTTGCGGATAGCACGGGTTTTGCTTACCAGACCACCTACCGCTATTTACAGTACATGGTATCTGTTGGTCTAGCAGAGATCTGCAACACCTACGGAAAAATAGGCCGGCCGAAGCAAGGTTACCGGTTAAAGAGTCAAGCCCATAGAGAAAATCATTTGCAACATGCGTCAGAATGCTGA
- the glgB gene encoding 1,4-alpha-glucan branching protein GlgB: MQKSKKENDLPLYLFHQGTNCRTYQYLGVHKKLELGKEVMQCRAWAPNAKAVSMVGDFNNWDPLAAPMEKISDGVWECTLPFVLQKYERYKFCVTTDEGEELYKIDPYAFHFETRPGTACRYYEISGYQWHDDDWQKQKFRHPHDTAPVNIYEVHLGSWRRYPDGNPFSYEKLSEELIPYVKKMGYTHIEVMPVTEYPFDGSWGYQVTGYFAPTSRYGTPHQFMKLIDDCHRAGIGVIMDWVPAHFPKDMAGLARYDGTPCYEYSDPRKGEHKDWGTLVFDYGRSEVMSFLISSAVFWLTEYHIDGIRVDAVASMLYLDYSRKEGEWLPNKDGGRENLEAVAFLQRLNQTVFRECPQAMMIAEESTAWPLVSKPSEVGGLGFNYKWNMGWMNDMLRYISLDPIYRKFNHDSLTFSFFYAFSENYILPISHDEVVHGKCSLINKMPGDRQQKFAGVRAFMAYMMAHPGKKLSFMGNEFGQFVEWNYEKELDWGLLENPEHQQLHRFSRELNLFYQEMSPLWEIDFSWDGFSWISNDDYTQSVIAFQRFDKKKKNLIVVCNFLPVDHPDYRIGVPESGIYEEIFSTDRTEYGGSGVTNGSGIRSSKKFPMHHQEQSISLHLAPYAVIYLKLKRHSPQKRMPTLKKGKKQKLQNLKKSSKTTSQKSAARLHSSKEV; encoded by the coding sequence ATGCAAAAAAGCAAAAAAGAAAATGATTTGCCTTTGTATCTTTTTCACCAAGGCACGAATTGCCGTACATATCAGTATCTAGGTGTTCATAAAAAGCTAGAATTGGGAAAAGAAGTAATGCAGTGCCGCGCATGGGCGCCAAATGCAAAAGCAGTTTCTATGGTAGGCGATTTTAATAACTGGGATCCTCTGGCAGCGCCGATGGAAAAGATTAGTGATGGAGTTTGGGAGTGTACGCTTCCGTTTGTCTTACAAAAGTATGAACGATATAAATTTTGTGTGACAACGGACGAGGGAGAAGAGCTTTATAAGATCGATCCCTACGCATTCCATTTTGAAACCCGTCCCGGCACAGCCTGCCGCTATTATGAGATTTCTGGATATCAATGGCATGATGACGACTGGCAGAAACAAAAGTTCCGTCATCCGCATGATACGGCTCCCGTTAATATTTATGAGGTACATCTCGGTTCATGGCGGCGCTATCCGGATGGAAATCCATTCAGTTACGAAAAACTTTCGGAAGAATTGATTCCCTATGTCAAAAAGATGGGCTATACGCATATCGAAGTGATGCCTGTAACAGAATATCCATTTGATGGTTCGTGGGGATATCAGGTAACTGGATATTTTGCACCGACTTCCCGATACGGAACGCCGCATCAGTTTATGAAATTGATAGACGATTGCCATAGAGCTGGAATCGGTGTCATTATGGATTGGGTTCCGGCACATTTTCCAAAGGATATGGCAGGACTTGCTCGTTATGATGGTACGCCCTGCTATGAGTATAGCGACCCAAGAAAAGGAGAACATAAGGATTGGGGCACACTGGTCTTTGATTATGGCCGCAGTGAGGTTATGAGCTTTTTGATTTCCAGCGCGGTATTCTGGCTGACAGAGTATCATATCGATGGAATTCGAGTGGATGCAGTTGCTTCGATGCTGTATCTGGATTATAGCCGAAAAGAGGGAGAATGGCTTCCGAATAAGGATGGCGGAAGAGAAAATCTGGAAGCGGTCGCTTTTTTGCAGCGGCTGAATCAAACGGTTTTCAGAGAATGTCCGCAGGCGATGATGATTGCAGAAGAATCAACAGCATGGCCGCTTGTGAGCAAACCTTCCGAAGTGGGCGGTCTGGGATTTAATTACAAGTGGAACATGGGCTGGATGAATGATATGCTGCGCTATATTTCGCTTGATCCCATCTATCGAAAGTTTAACCATGACAGTCTGACGTTTTCATTTTTCTATGCATTTTCGGAAAACTATATTTTGCCGATTTCTCATGATGAGGTCGTCCATGGAAAATGTTCTTTGATCAATAAGATGCCTGGAGACCGACAACAGAAATTTGCAGGAGTGCGGGCATTTATGGCTTATATGATGGCGCATCCAGGCAAAAAGCTCAGTTTTATGGGGAATGAATTCGGCCAGTTTGTCGAATGGAATTACGAAAAGGAGCTGGACTGGGGACTCCTGGAAAATCCGGAACACCAGCAACTGCACCGCTTTTCTCGGGAACTCAACTTGTTTTATCAGGAAATGTCGCCCCTTTGGGAGATTGATTTCAGTTGGGATGGATTTTCATGGATCAGCAATGATGATTACACCCAGAGCGTGATTGCTTTTCAGCGTTTTGACAAGAAGAAGAAAAATTTGATCGTCGTTTGTAATTTCCTTCCGGTAGATCATCCGGATTATAGGATTGGGGTTCCCGAAAGTGGGATCTATGAGGAAATCTTTTCGACAGACCGCACAGAATACGGCGGCAGCGGCGTGACAAACGGCAGCGGAATCAGAAGCAGCAAGAAATTTCCGATGCATCATCAGGAGCAATCAATTTCACTTCATTTGGCGCCGTATGCGGTAATCTATCTAAAACTCAAACGCCACAGTCCTCAAAAGAGAATGCCAACTTTAAAAAAAGGAAAAAAGCAGAAATTGCAAAATTTAAAAAAGTCAAGTAAAACAACTTCCCAAAAAAGTGCTGCACGGTTGCATAGCAGTAAAGAGGTTTGA
- a CDS encoding glucose-1-phosphate adenylyltransferase translates to MLPKQEVVAMLLAGGQGSRLGVLTKKLAKPAIPYGGKYRIIDFPLSNCVNSGIETVGVLTQYQPLILNEYVGSGQPWDLDRMNAGVTVLPPYQRSKKSDWYKGTANAIYQNIPYIERYNPDYVLVLSGDHIYKMDYSKMIAYHKKMEAACTIAALEVPMEEASRFGILNTNEDGVIEEFDEKPKEPKSNQASMGIYVFTWSKLRQYLEEDEANPKSSNDFGHDVLPAMLSAGEKMVAYHFEGYWKDVGTIESLWESNMDLLNPKMQMDLAQEDWKIYSRNPVMPPHYIARGARVQNSIVAEGGNVYGTVDFSVLFSGVYIAPGAVVRDSIIMPGTRVEENAVVQYAIVSENSVIGKGSVVGERPEDMKDKSAWGVAVVGDNCTLAPNSVIPPKAMVDSETLEEVETK, encoded by the coding sequence ATGTTACCTAAACAAGAAGTCGTGGCAATGCTTTTGGCAGGAGGTCAGGGAAGCCGCCTTGGTGTTTTGACCAAAAAGCTGGCAAAACCGGCGATTCCCTATGGAGGAAAATATCGGATTATTGATTTTCCTCTCTCCAACTGCGTCAATTCAGGAATCGAAACAGTCGGCGTGTTGACTCAGTATCAGCCGCTGATTTTAAATGAATATGTAGGCTCCGGTCAGCCATGGGATCTCGATCGTATGAATGCCGGGGTTACGGTGCTTCCCCCGTATCAGCGCAGTAAGAAGTCGGATTGGTACAAGGGTACTGCCAATGCGATTTATCAGAATATTCCGTATATTGAACGGTATAATCCGGATTATGTTCTGGTCCTTTCCGGCGACCATATTTATAAAATGGATTATTCGAAAATGATTGCGTATCATAAAAAGATGGAAGCGGCATGTACAATTGCTGCTCTCGAAGTCCCAATGGAAGAGGCTTCTCGCTTTGGAATTCTCAATACCAATGAGGATGGTGTAATCGAAGAATTCGATGAAAAACCAAAAGAGCCAAAGAGTAATCAAGCTAGTATGGGCATTTATGTGTTTACTTGGAGCAAACTGCGGCAGTATTTGGAAGAGGATGAAGCGAATCCTAAGAGCAGCAATGATTTCGGACATGATGTACTGCCGGCGATGCTGAGTGCCGGCGAAAAAATGGTTGCATATCACTTTGAAGGATATTGGAAAGATGTTGGCACCATCGAAAGTCTCTGGGAGTCTAATATGGATCTGCTCAATCCTAAAATGCAGATGGATCTTGCACAAGAGGACTGGAAAATTTATTCCCGAAATCCCGTAATGCCGCCGCATTATATCGCAAGGGGTGCAAGAGTGCAGAATTCTATTGTTGCAGAAGGCGGCAATGTTTATGGCACCGTTGATTTCTCAGTGCTGTTTTCCGGCGTTTATATTGCGCCGGGAGCGGTTGTGCGGGACTCCATCATTATGCCTGGGACTCGTGTTGAAGAGAATGCGGTGGTTCAGTATGCGATCGTTTCAGAAAACTCTGTAATCGGGAAAGGCTCTGTTGTTGGAGAACGGCCGGAAGATATGAAAGATAAATCGGCGTGGGGTGTCGCAGTTGTCGGGGATAACTGTACGCTTGCTCCTAATTCGGTCATTCCTCCCAAAGCAATGGTGGATTCGGAAACTTTGGAAGAGGTGGAGACAAAATGA
- the glgD gene encoding glucose-1-phosphate adenylyltransferase subunit GlgD, with the protein MNGNNVLGIIFSNVHEEKLRELTEIRTMGSVPFGGRYRLIDFGLSNMVNSGINKVGVITKANYQSLMDHLGSGKAWDLSRKREGLFLLPPFSANSSQYSSSRVEALSSIRRFLQNSKEEYVALMDADFVCNIKFSDVMASHLDKEADMTIVYRYGEVPSGLPAPLVCDVDPDGVIQDVLVDPKLQGACNYAIGLTILRRELLMELVDDCVSRNLYDFKRDFIQRNVRRLRVCGYAFTGYIRHLCSINEYFEASMSLMQPAVRAELFNAERPIYTKVRDDMPARYGLECSVQNSIVADGCVIEGEVENCILFRGVHVGKGSQIHNCVIMQDTKIGPNCQLNYVITDKDVVLKNDRSLQGYQSYPIFISKGSIV; encoded by the coding sequence ATGAATGGGAATAATGTATTGGGAATTATTTTCTCCAACGTTCATGAGGAAAAACTGAGAGAGCTGACAGAGATCCGTACGATGGGCAGTGTCCCTTTTGGCGGCAGGTATCGTCTGATCGATTTTGGACTTTCAAATATGGTGAACTCTGGGATCAATAAAGTCGGTGTTATCACGAAGGCAAACTATCAGTCTTTAATGGACCATCTTGGCTCTGGAAAAGCATGGGACCTTTCCAGAAAACGCGAGGGATTGTTTCTTCTACCGCCGTTTTCTGCAAATTCTTCTCAATATTCCAGCAGCCGGGTAGAAGCACTTTCTTCCATTCGCCGTTTCCTTCAAAATTCCAAAGAAGAATATGTGGCGTTGATGGATGCGGATTTTGTCTGTAATATTAAATTTTCCGATGTGATGGCATCCCATCTTGACAAAGAGGCCGATATGACGATCGTTTATCGTTACGGTGAAGTCCCCAGCGGATTGCCGGCGCCGTTGGTTTGCGATGTGGACCCGGATGGGGTAATTCAGGACGTATTGGTGGATCCAAAATTGCAGGGAGCCTGCAATTATGCGATTGGCCTGACCATTCTTCGCCGGGAGCTTTTGATGGAACTGGTAGATGACTGTGTCAGCCGCAACCTTTATGATTTTAAACGTGATTTTATTCAGCGCAATGTACGCCGCCTTCGAGTCTGTGGATATGCGTTTACCGGATATATTCGTCATCTTTGCAGTATCAATGAATATTTCGAAGCAAGTATGTCGCTGATGCAGCCGGCAGTTCGTGCTGAACTTTTTAATGCGGAGCGCCCGATTTATACAAAGGTGCGGGATGATATGCCTGCACGGTATGGCCTGGAGTGTTCCGTGCAGAACAGTATTGTAGCAGATGGCTGTGTAATTGAAGGAGAAGTTGAAAATTGTATTCTGTTCCGCGGAGTCCATGTAGGGAAAGGCAGCCAGATACATAATTGCGTAATTATGCAGGATACAAAAATCGGACCTAATTGCCAGTTAAATTATGTGATTACCGATAAAGATGTTGTCCTAAAAAATGATCGCTCTTTACAGGGCTATCAGTCTTATCCGATCTTTATCAGTAAGGGCAGCATTGTCTAA